The following coding sequences lie in one Phaenicophaeus curvirostris isolate KB17595 chromosome 5, BPBGC_Pcur_1.0, whole genome shotgun sequence genomic window:
- the LOC138721628 gene encoding inverted formin-2-like produces the protein MSIKKEGAHKKWAALKEKLGPQESDQSEANLENAEPELCIRLLQMPSVVNYSGLKKRLENSDDAWMVQFLELCGLDLLLEALDRLSGRGVARISDALLQLTCINCVRAVMNSHKGIEYIVSNEGYVRKLFQVFLSLKGRERRTERAW, from the exons ATGTCAATCAAAAAAGAAGGTGCCCACAAGAAGTGGGCTGCCCTGAAGGAGAAACTAGGACCCCAAGAGAGCGACCAGTCAGAAGCTAACCTGGAAAATGCAGAGCCAGAGCTGTGCATCCGTCTCCTGCAAATGCCCTCAGTGGTGAACTACTCTGGGCTGAAGAAGCGGCTTGAGAACAGTGATGATGCCTGGATGGTCCAGTTCCTGGAGTTGTGTGGGCTGGATCTCCTCCTGGAGGCCCTGGACAGGCTGTCTGGGCGAGGAGTGGCCAGGATTTCTGATGCCTTGCTTCAGCTCACCTGCATTAACTGTGTGCGAGCAGTCATGAACTCCCACAAAGGCATTGAGTACATTGTTAGCAATGAGGGCTACGTCAGAAAACTCTTCCAAG TCTTTCTGAGCCTTAagggcagagagagaagaacTGAAAGGGCATGGTAA